Proteins found in one Triticum urartu cultivar G1812 chromosome 4, Tu2.1, whole genome shotgun sequence genomic segment:
- the LOC125553279 gene encoding luc7-like protein 3: MDAQRALLDALMGSSRDLTEEEKKEHREVAWDDPDVCAPYMARFCPHDLFINTKSNLGVCPKIHDPALKQSFESSPRYAAVLPKFEADLAHRCERLVQDLDKKIRRGRDRLAQDVVEVPPPAAHAEKVEQLAILEDKIKKLLEQIEQLGDTGKIDEATALMRKVDILNLEKSALTHQIETKLSMVPQEKKMELCEQCGSFLVTNDVLERTQSHVTGKQHIGYGLVREFLAEYKAAKEAEKLAREKEAEERQNRERGYHNRGHRDDYRERSREHDRDRYYERGSRDRERPYEQGGRGSDYRGGSYNSRRDSERARPRDRNGGDFSRRGDPGRVRSRSRSPGRHGY; encoded by the exons ATGGACGCGCAGCGTGCTCTGCTGGACGCGCTGATGGGGTCGTCGCGGGACCTgacggaggaggagaagaaggagcACCGGGAGGTGGCGTGGGACGACCCCGACGTGTGCGCCCCCTACATGGCCCGCTTCTGCCCCCACGACCTCTTCATCAACACCAAGAGCAACCTCGGAGTATGCCCAAAGATCCACGACCCGGCCCTAAAGCAAAG CTTCGAGTCCTCCCCCCGCTACGCCGCCGTCCTCCCCAAATTCGAGGCTGACCTCGCCCACCGCTGCGAGAGGCTG gTCCAGGACCTGGATAAGAAGATCAGGCGCGGCCGCGACAGGCTTGCGCAGGACGTCGTGGAGGTGCCGCCCCCCGCCGCCCATGCCGAGAAGGTCGAGCAGCTCGCCATTCTCGAAGACAAGATCAAGAAGCTGCTCGAGCAGATTGAGCAGCTCGGCGACACCGGCAAGATCGACGAGGCCACTGCGCTCATGAGGAAG GTGGATATTCTCAACCTCGAGAAGTCGGCTCTCACCCACCAGATAGAGACCAAGCTCTCCATGGTCCCGCAAGAGAAGAAGATGGAGCTCTGTGAGCAGTGCGGCTCCTTTCTCGTCACCAACGACGTCCTTGAGAGGACGCAGTCCCATGTCACCGGCAAACAGCACATTGGTTATGGTCTGGTCAGGGAATTCCTCGCCGAATACAAG gctgcgaaAGAAGCGGAGAAGCTTGCAAGGGAGAAGGAAGCAGAGGAGCGTCAGAACCGGGAGAGAGGATACCATAACAGAGGCCACCGCGACGACTATAGGGAGAGATCCAGGGAGCATGACCGTGACCGCTACTATGAGCGAGGAAGCCGTGACAGAGAGAGGCCCTATGAGCAGGGAGGTAGAGGGTCAGACTATAGAGGCGGTTCCTATAACAGCCGCAGGGATTCTGAAAGGGCGAGGCCCAGAGATAGGAACGGTGGTGATTTTTCAAGAAGAGGAGACCCGGGGAGGGTGAGGAGCAGGTCCCGGTCTCCAGGCAGGCATGGTTATTAA